The DNA sequence ACGAAGCTCATGCCATGGCTGCGCTGGAGCAGTTGCGCGGGGCGAGCTACAACGTCACCAAGCGCGAAGACAAGCCGACCAGCAGCAAGCCGTCCGCGCCCTTCATCACATCGACCCTGCAGCAGGCGGCGAGCAATCGCCTCGGCTTCGGCGTGAAGAAAACCATGATGATGGCCCAGCGTTTGTACGAAGCCGGTTACATCACCTACATGCGTACCGACTCGACCAATCTCTCGGCCGATGCCGTCGGCATGGTGCGCGGCTTCATCCAGGACGAGTTCGGCGATAAGTACCTGCCGGAAAAGCCCAACGTTTATTCCAGCAAGGAAGGCGCCCAGGAAGCGCACGAAGCGATCCGCCCGTCCGATGTCAATCTGCGGCCGGCGCAGCTGTCCGGAATGGAACGTGATGCTGAGCGGCTCTACGATCTCATCTGGCGCCAGTTCGTCGCCTGCCAAATGCCGCCGGCGCAGTATCTGTCCACCAGCGTCGCGGTGACAGCCGGGAACTTCGAGCTGCGTGCCAAGGGCCGCATTCTCAAGTTCGACGGTTATACCAAGGTCATGCCACAGCAGAGCAAGAGCGGCGAAGACGATGTACTGCCGGAGATGAACAAGGGCGATGCCATGGCGCTGCTCCAGCTTGACCCGAGCCAGCATTTCACCAAGCCGCCGGCGCGCTTCTCGGAAGCAAGCCTGGTCAAAGAGATGGAAAAGCGTGGCATCGGTCGGCCGTCCACCTATGCGGCGATCATCTCGACCATTCAAGATCGCGGTTACGTGTCGCTGCACAACCGTCGCTTCTACTCCGAGAAGATGGGCGACATCGTCACCGAGCGCCTGTCTGAAAGCTTCAACAACCTGATGGATTACGGCTTCACCGCCGGCATGGAAGAGCACCTCGACGACGTCGCCCAGGGCGAGCGTGAATGGAAGCACGTGCTGGACGAATTCTACGGCGACTTCCGCAAGAAGCTGGATGTCGCCGAGGCCGGCGAAAATGGTATGCGTGCCAACCAGCCGACGCTGACCGACATTCCCTGCAAGGTCTGTGGCCGACCGATGATGATCCGCACGGCTTCCACGGGCGTGTTCCTCGGCTGCTCTGGTTACAGCCTACCGCCGAAAGAGCGCTGCAAGTCCACGGTCAACCTTATTCCAGGTGACGAGATTGCCGCCGACGACGAGGGCGAGTCCGAATCTCTCGTGCTGCTGGGCAAGCATCGTTGTCCGATCTGTAGCACCGCCATGGATGCCTACCTGCTGGACGAGACGCACAAGCTGCATATCTGTGGCAATAACCCCGATTGCACCGGCTATGAAATCGAAGAAGGCCAGTACCGCATCAAGGGTTACGAAGGTCCGAGCCTGGAATGCGATAAATGCGGCAGCGAAATGCAGCTCAAAACCGGTCGTTTCGGCAAGTTCTTCGGTTGTACCAACGCTGAGTGCAAGAACACGCGCAAACTACTCAGAAGTGGTGAGGCGGCGCCGCCGAAGATGGATGCGGTGAAGATGCCGGAACTCAAATGCGAAAAGGTGGACGATACTTATGTTCTGCGTGACGGCGCATCCGGGTTGTTCCTTGCGGCCAGTCAGTTTCCAAAGAACCGCGAAACCCGTGCACCGCTGGTGTTGGAGCTGATTCCACACAAGGATGAGATCGACCCGAAGTATCACTTCCTGATGAGTGCGCCGCAGAAGGATCCGGAAGGCCGCCCAGCCGTTATCCGCTTCAGCCGTAAAACCAAGGAGCAGTATGTGCAGACCGAGGTGAGCGGCAAACCGACTGGCTGGAAGGCGTTCTACGATGGCAGCAAGTGGAAGATAGAAGACAAAACCACCAAATAGGCTGAAGCTGGAAAGAGAGCTCGAGGCTGGGCAGAACGGAAGCCGCATAGCCTCGATGGAAGCAGGCGGTGTGCCTGCAACTTTCTTGACGCTGATCTACGAGAGCGACCCGCCATGGCTCATGAGCTGTATACCCGAACCAATCAGAAGATCTATTTCGCCGGGCTCGCTCTCGAGAATTGGCGTCGGGCCGAAGAGCATGGCGCGCTGAACGCTCCCGGCGTAATCCAGGCAGAGCGAGAGGCCAGTCTTTTTCACCTGTACGGCGCGCTGCTAGGGCTTTGCCATGAGATTGCCGGTTATTACCGTCTGCCTGGAGCGAGCGCGCCGCGTGTCGAATTGCTGTTGGTGCGCCCGACGACCGATCCCTCTCCCAGTCCGGAACTTGCAGAGCTGAGCGAGTTGGCCGCGTACTCCGAAACCTGGCTTGCGCAATTGTTGCAGGCCCATACCGCGCTATTCGAGCCGCCACGCGCACCTGCCAAACGCAAGACCGATCCAACCATGCCGTTGATCGAGGCGATCAGCGTGGACGAAGAAACCCCGGAATTGGCGCGTGCGGATGTGGAATCCTGGCGGAGCAATTTGAAGGATCTGGCCTTGCGCTTCCGCGAATCGCTCACCGAGTGGTGAATGGAAAGCCTTGTGCGGCTTTCCGGGGCTGCGTCATGTGTTGTGCTTGACCCGCAGGACCAGAGCGATGCCGCCCAGGATTGCAACACCGGCAATCAAGAGTTGGACGGTTAGCGTTTCCCCGAGCAGCAAGCTGCCCGCAAGCGCAGTGATAAGCGGCACACTCAGCTGCACGCTGGCGCCCTGAATAGCCGTAAGGCCAGGTAACGCGGCATACCAGATCGCGTAGCCGACACCCGATGTCAGCCCGCCGGATAACAAGGCGTATATGACTCCTGCGCGGTCCCATTCGAGCCCATCCAAAGCCAGTAGGCAAAGCACGGCCATGAACGGCAGGCTGCGAATGAAATTCCCAGCGGTGGCGGCCAGCGGATCGGGCGCGCCTTTTCCAAGCAGCGAATAGGCTGCCCAGGTGACACCTGAAATTACCATCAGCAACGAAGCCGATAGCGGCGGCATGCTCGTGCCGGGTAGAAGGATTGTGACCAGTCCCCCTGCAGCCAGTACCAGCCCGGTGATCTGCAGGCGGGATAGCCGCTCTCCTGTGATGAGACCCCAGACAATCATGCTCAGCTGCACGGCACCGAACAGCATCAATGCTCCAGCGCCAGCATCGAGGTGCAGATAGGCATACGAGAACGCTGCAGCATAGGCAAAGAGCGCGAGGGCGCCGTACCAGCCGCCAGCTGCAGCCGAAGGGCCGTTACGTAGCCGTAGCAGTAGCCACAGCACCAGCGCCCCGGCCAGCAGGCGCAGCGCGGTAAAGCTTGTAGGGTCGACCTGACTGTCACGTAATGCGGCACGGCAAAGCAGCGAATTGCCAGCAAAGGCGAGCATGGCCAATGCGGTCAACAGTAAGGTTCTTGTGCTCATCCTGAGTACCTTGAAGCGGCTAGGGCTGTCCTGACTGCTGTCCGGACTTCTATAAGGTCCCATCCTACTGTGTCGCTGATCGACGGCGCACCTGCTTTAAGCCCACCGCTCCATGATGAGCACGGCACGGTTCTCACGTG is a window from the Pseudomonas sp. MTM4 genome containing:
- the topA gene encoding type I DNA topoisomerase; protein product: MGKSLVIVESPAKAKTINKYLGNQYVVKSSIGHIRDLPTSGSAAREPAKRGKAVAEAPALSPKEKAKRQLFTRMGIDPEHGWKAKYEILPGKEKVIEELRRLAKEADTIYLATDLDREGEAIAWHLRESIGGDDSRFKRVVFNEITKKAIQEAFSKPGELDINRVNAQQARRFLDRVVGYMVSPLLWAKIARGLSAGRVQSVAVKLVVEREREIRAFVPEEYWEVHADLATADKAKVRFEVARENGEAFKPLNEAHAMAALEQLRGASYNVTKREDKPTSSKPSAPFITSTLQQAASNRLGFGVKKTMMMAQRLYEAGYITYMRTDSTNLSADAVGMVRGFIQDEFGDKYLPEKPNVYSSKEGAQEAHEAIRPSDVNLRPAQLSGMERDAERLYDLIWRQFVACQMPPAQYLSTSVAVTAGNFELRAKGRILKFDGYTKVMPQQSKSGEDDVLPEMNKGDAMALLQLDPSQHFTKPPARFSEASLVKEMEKRGIGRPSTYAAIISTIQDRGYVSLHNRRFYSEKMGDIVTERLSESFNNLMDYGFTAGMEEHLDDVAQGEREWKHVLDEFYGDFRKKLDVAEAGENGMRANQPTLTDIPCKVCGRPMMIRTASTGVFLGCSGYSLPPKERCKSTVNLIPGDEIAADDEGESESLVLLGKHRCPICSTAMDAYLLDETHKLHICGNNPDCTGYEIEEGQYRIKGYEGPSLECDKCGSEMQLKTGRFGKFFGCTNAECKNTRKLLRSGEAAPPKMDAVKMPELKCEKVDDTYVLRDGASGLFLAASQFPKNRETRAPLVLELIPHKDEIDPKYHFLMSAPQKDPEGRPAVIRFSRKTKEQYVQTEVSGKPTGWKAFYDGSKWKIEDKTTK
- a CDS encoding DUF6586 family protein gives rise to the protein MAHELYTRTNQKIYFAGLALENWRRAEEHGALNAPGVIQAEREASLFHLYGALLGLCHEIAGYYRLPGASAPRVELLLVRPTTDPSPSPELAELSELAAYSETWLAQLLQAHTALFEPPRAPAKRKTDPTMPLIEAISVDEETPELARADVESWRSNLKDLALRFRESLTEW
- a CDS encoding DMT family transporter, producing the protein MSTRTLLLTALAMLAFAGNSLLCRAALRDSQVDPTSFTALRLLAGALVLWLLLRLRNGPSAAAGGWYGALALFAYAAAFSYAYLHLDAGAGALMLFGAVQLSMIVWGLITGERLSRLQITGLVLAAGGLVTILLPGTSMPPLSASLLMVISGVTWAAYSLLGKGAPDPLAATAGNFIRSLPFMAVLCLLALDGLEWDRAGVIYALLSGGLTSGVGYAIWYAALPGLTAIQGASVQLSVPLITALAGSLLLGETLTVQLLIAGVAILGGIALVLRVKHNT